The stretch of DNA CAGGACTAAAAATTCGCCGACGAAACTATTGGTGCCGGGAAGTCCTAAGGACGACAGCGCAAAAATCATCAGAAAGAGCGCATACCGCGGCATCGGTCCAGCCAGGCCTGTATTGTCCAGAATCTGGCGGCTGTGAGTCCGTTCGTAGATGATGCCTATGCACAGGAAGAGGCCCCCGGTGGTGATGCCGTGATTCACCATCTGCATCACCGCCCCTTCGATGCCCTGGATGTTCAGGACGAAAATCCCCAGGGTGACGAAGCCCATGTGGCTGACGCTGGAGTAGGCGATGAGTTTTTTGATGTCCGTCTGGGCCAGGGCCATGTAGGCGCCGTAAATGATTCCGATGATTGAAAGCGCGATCATCGGCTTGGTGAAGCTCACGGTGGCGTCCGGCAACATCGGCAAGGTAAAGCGGAGGAAGCCGTACGTCCCCATTTTCAACAGGACACTTGCGAGAATCACGCTGCCTGCGGTCGGTGCCTCCACGTGCGCATCAGGCAACCAGGTATGGAAAGGAAACATCGGCACCTTCACCGCGAAGGCGGCGAAGAAGGCGAGGAACAGCCACATCTGGAGGGAGGCGCTGTAGGTGCCGCGGCTCAATTCCAGGATATCGAAGGTGTGCCCGCCCTGGAAGTAGAGGACGAGGATGGCGACCAGGAGCAGCACGCTGCCGGCCAGGGTATAGAGGAAAAACTTGATCGCTGCATAGAGACGGTTGGGGCCGCCCCAGACGCCGATGAGCAGATACATCGGGATCAGCATGGCTTCCCAGAACACGTAAAACAGCACGAAGTCCAAGGCGACGAACACCCCTAGCATCGCCGTTTCCATCACCAGGAGCATCGACATGAATAGCTGGACGCGCTTCTCGATCGCGGTCCAGGACACGGCGACGCACAAGGGCATGAGGAACGTGGTCATCAACACCAGTGGAAAACTAATGCCGTCAAGGCCCAGGCTGTATCGCACCGGAGGAGAGTTGATCCAGGAGGCATGCTCCACGAACTGCATCCCGGCGGTTGAGGAGTCGAAGAGCCACCAGAGAGGGAGGGCCAGCAGGAAGTCGGCGACGGTCACGCCGAGCGCCAGCCAGCGGGCGGACTCCGCCTTGACCAGCAGGCACAACAGGGCTCCGGCTAACGGCAGGAAAATGATCAGACTCAGCCAGGGAAACGAACTCACGAATGCGTCCTTCTCTTGCTCTTGCGCGTCACACTAGAACAACAAATACACCGTTAGGATCACCACGGCCCCCAGCGTCATGCCGAGCGCGTAATGTTGCGTTTGTCCGGTCTGTGTCAATCGGATGAGCCAGCCGCCCCAGGCGATGGCGCGAGCGACTCCGTTGACCGCCCCGTCGATAATCGCAACATCGACATGTTTCCAGAGCCCCTGCGCCGCCGACAGGGTCGGGCGGACCAGTGCGCGGTCGTACGCTTCATCGATATACCACTTGTTCAGCGACAACTCATATGCCGCGTGCCATTGGCGCGCGAGCCGGTCCGGCAAACCGGGATTCAACACGTAGAGATAATACGCCGCCCCGATCCCCGTGAGCCCCATCAACGTGGCGACCGCCATGATGCCGTAGGCGGCCGACCCTTCATGATGACCGGCTGCCCCTTCGCCATGGAAGACCGGTTCCAGAAACTCCGGAATGCCCAGATATCCGGCGACGATACTCAATACGGCTAGTACCATGAGGGGAGCGGTCATCGTGATTGAGGGTTCGTGGATATGGCCTGCGTGGTGCGGATCGACGCGAGATTTTCCCCAGAAGGTCACGAAGACCAGACGGAAGCTATAGAAAGCGGTTAATCCAGCCGTCAGCAGCCCGCAGATCGTGAGCACCTGGCCCAAGGGACCGGATGACCAGGATGAGAGCAGCAGATCGTCTTTGCTGAAGAATCCGGCGGTGAGCGGGAATCCTGCCAACGCGAGTGAACCGATGAGGAAGGTCCAATAGGTGACGGGGAGCTTGTCTTTCAAGCCGCCCATGTGGCGCATGTCCTGTTCATGGTGCAAGGCGATGATGACCGACCCGCAGCCGAGGAAGAGGAGGGCTTTGAAGGCGCCGTGGGTGAGCAGGTGGTACATGCCCGCGCTGTAGGCGCCCAAGCCGCAGGCCATCACCATGTAGCCCAGCTGGCTCATGGTCGAATAGGCCACCACGCGTTTGATATCGGTCTGAGTCAAGGCGATGGTGGCGCCCAGCATCATGGTCAGCCCGCCGACCAACGCCACGACAGTCATGGCCGTGGGAGACAGGTTATAGAGCGGCGAGAGGCGCGCGACCATAAAGACACCGGCTGTGACCATGGTGGCGGCATGGATCAAGGCGGAGATCGGCGTCGGGCCTTCCATCGCATCGGGGAGCCAGACATGCAGCGGTACCTGCGCCGATTTGCCCACGGCCCCGGTAAAGAGCAGGAGGCAGATCATGGTCATGACTGAGACATCCCAGGTGCCGCCGAACGGTCCAAGGAGATTCGTGGTCTTGGAAGCCAGACCGTCGGCTTGCGCGAAGACCGTGGCGAAATCGAGCGAGCCGAAGGAGTACCACACGAGGAACAGGCCGAGGATGAAGCCGAAGTCGCCGACGCGATTGACCAGGAACGCCTTCGTGGCGGCGGCGCAGGCACTGGCCCGCTCATACCAGTGGCCGATCAGCAGGTAGGAACAGAGTCCCACCGCCTCCCAGAACACGAACAGCTGGAGCAGATTGTCCGCCATCACCAGCATCAGCATGGAGAAGGTGAACAGGGCGATATACGCAAAGAAGCGGGCGTATCCCGGTTCGCCATGCATGTAGCCGATGGTGTAGATGTGCACCAACGTACTGACCGTGGTGACCAGGATCAACATGACGGCGGTCAGGCGATCGATCGAAATCCCGATGTGAACGTCCAGATTGCCGGAGGTCAGCCAGGTATAGAGGGGCACGTTGATGGCTTGGCCGGTGGCCACGTCGTGCAAGGCCATCAGCGAGAGCAGAAACGAACCGACCATCGCCGGAACCGCCACCAGGTGGGCACGGTCCTTGATCCACTGCTCGCCGATACCGACGATCAGAAAGGCGAACAAGGGGAGAAATGGAATCAACGTATAGAGCATAGTCGGTGCAGTCGGTCTATCGCTTCAACAGGTTCAGATCGTCGACGTAAATGGATGAATTCGACCGGTGCAGGGCGATGATGATGGCCAGACCCACGGCCACTTCAGCCGCCGCTACGGTCAAGGCGAAGAATACGAACACCTGCCCTGCCACATTGTGAAAATACTCCGAAAAGGCCACGAAGTTGATGTTCGTGGCATTCAGCATCAACTCCACCGACAGCAGGATCACAATGATGTTGCGCCGGATCAGCACCCCGACCACACCCGTGAGGAACACAAATCCGCTCAGGATCAAATAGTAGGATAACGGGACAGCCATGTGATTACCGATGATTACTGCACGGGTTCATTGATGTCTTTCTTCGCCAGGATGATCGCCCCGATCATAGCTACCAGGAGAATCAGCGATGCGACCTCGAACGGGAACAAATAGGTCGAGTACAGGGCTTCTCCGATCATTTCGGTGTTGCCTGGCCCTTCGACCAGGTCGGACGCCGCCGGGGCTGCAGCGCCGGTCCGCGACTGGATGACCAGCAGAATCACCTCGGTACACAGCACGACCCCCAGCAATCCCGCCACTGGAAGCTGGTTGTGGTACCGCTCCTCGGACTTGATGCTCAGTAACATGACCACGAAGAGGTACAGCACCAGGATCGCGCCGGCATACACGACGATTTGCACCGCTGCCAGGAACTCCGCGTGCAGGGTGATGTAGAGTCCCGCCACATGAAAAAACATGATCAGGAGGGACAACGCGCTGTAGACCGGATTTCGCAAGGCGACTACCAGTATGGAGGTGCCGGCGATAACTGCAGCAAAATAAAAGAAGAAAATATGATCCATGCGTCCGTCGTCTCTTCCGAATCCGATGAAGGTCCTGCCCCCTGTTACCCTTGCGTCCTGCCCGGTAGCAGCCTGTTCCGCCTCGGTCGTCTCGGTGTGGGGGGCCAGCACGGAGGACGAGGCGGGAGGCCTAGTTCTCCTTTTGCGGGAGATGCTTGAAGGTCACGTTGAAAAACGCCACGTTCGGATGCTGCAGCTCGAGGCGTTTTTCCCGGACGGGAAACGAACGGTCGCCGATGGCGAGCAGTTGTTGCTTGTTGAGGTGCAGCTGGCGCTTATCGTACACGGCCCATTCAAACTCGCGTGTCATGCTCAGGGCATCTACGGGACAGGCGTCGACGCAGAGGCCGCAAAAGAGACAGCGCGTCATGTCCATATAATATTCCTTGGAATACCGTTTGGTCGGTTCCCCGGGGACTTCCCCGCTGACGACCCGGATGACCCGTGAAGGACAGGCCGCTTCGCACAGGTCGCAGCCGACACATTTTTCCGTCCCGTCGTCATACCGCAGCAAGGCCAGCATGCCTCGATAGTTGTCGGGCAGCAGGCGTTTCTCATGCGGGTATTGCAGGGTGATCGGCTTGTAGTTGAGTAGATGTGTCAGCGTCGCCTTCATGCCCACCAAGAGCTCATAGAAGATCAGCGTCTTCAGCCAATCGCTGAACGACGATTTCCGTTTGGGCTGTGTTGTGACGGCGACGTTCATTTCACTCCGTTACCGCGGAAAGAAATAGGCGGCAATGGCCGTCAGGACGATGTTCCCCAACGCAATCGGGAGCATCACTTTCCAGCCGAACCGCATCAGTTGGTCGTACCGCAGGCGGGGCAGGGTCGCCCGCAGCCAGAAGAATAGGAACAGGAAGAAGTAGACCTTTGCGGCAAACCACACGACGTTTTCAATCCAGGCCAGACTGTCCAAGCCGATGTGCCCCAGGATCGTGCCCGGATAGGGCGCGTTCCATCCGCCAAGGAACAGCGCCGCCGCGACACAGGACACCAGAATCATGTTGGCGTATTCCGCGATGAAGAAGAAGGCGAAGCGCATGCCGCTGTATTCGGTGAAGAAGCCCGCCACGAGTTCGCTCTCCGCTTCCGGCAGGTCGAACGGCACCCGGTTCGTCTCAGCAACCGCGGAAATGACGTAGACCACGAAGGCGAAAATCTGTGGGAAGGGCATGGCGATGACGAACCAGTTCCAGAATCCTCCCGCCTGCGCTTCCGTGATCTTCACGAGGCTGAGCGAGCCGGACAGCAGGATGACACCGACGATCGCCAGGCCGACGCACAATTCGTAGCTGATGACCTGCGCGGCGGAACGGAGTCCGCCGAGGAGGGAATATTTGCTGTTCGAGGACCAGCCGCCCAGGATGATCCCGTAGGCGCCGATCGAGGCAAAGGCCAGGATGTAGAGGATGCCGATGTTGATGTCGCTGATCACGAACGGCTTAATCTGCATCCCGAACAGTTCGATGGTCAGGCTCGGGCCGAAGGGAATCACCGCAAATCCGATCATGGCCGGTACCAGGGCCAGAATCGGTGCGAGGGTAAAGAGGAATTTATTGGCTCCCGCCGGGATGATGTCTTCTTTGAAGAAGAGTTTGAGTCCGTCGGCGATCGGTTGCAGCACACCATAAGGGCCGACTTCCATCGGGCCCATGCGATCCTGCATCCAGCCAAGGACTTTCCGCTCTGCGAGGGTGAGGACCATGACGGTCAGCATCACCACTCCCATTACCGCGGCGATTTGAGCTAACGACACCGCCAGTCGTAATCCGATTTCCATGACAACAATACTCCTCGTCCCGTCCTACGAGACCTTCGCGAGAGTCACCTGTGCGAGCTTAAAATAGGGGATTTGAGTCCGGGGATCAATCGTCCATTCTGCGAGTTGTTTGGCCTCGTGGTCGAAATGCTCCGGGAACCACACCAGGCCTGCCGGCACACGTTCGCGAAGTTTCACCGTGGTGGTGATGGCGCCGCGTGAATTGGAGACCGTGACCTGCCCTCCGTCCGTCAGTCCGAGTGCGGCTGCGTCGGTTGGATTGATGGAGAGGAATCCTTCCTGCTGCAATTGGAGCAGTCCCTTGGAGCGAGTGGACAGTTTTCCGGAGTGAAACAGCGTTTGCACGAACATCAGTGTGAACGGGCCATCGTTGGTCTGCAGCGGTCGGCTCAGGGCATAGCGTCTGTCCACATCATCCGCAAATCCGTCTGCCAGATACCGGTTCAACACGGCCGGGTCGACTTTGGGTGGTGTGGGAACCGGGCCTAACAGTCCATACCCGGGGATGACCGTCCGGATCTCTTTCAAGATTTCTCTCGCGTCGCCATATTCAAGTGGCGAGCCCATTAGCA from Nitrospira sp. encodes:
- the nuoK gene encoding NADH-quinone oxidoreductase subunit NuoK, translating into MAVPLSYYLILSGFVFLTGVVGVLIRRNIIVILLSVELMLNATNINFVAFSEYFHNVAGQVFVFFALTVAAAEVAVGLAIIIALHRSNSSIYVDDLNLLKR
- the nuoL gene encoding NADH-quinone oxidoreductase subunit L encodes the protein MLYTLIPFLPLFAFLIVGIGEQWIKDRAHLVAVPAMVGSFLLSLMALHDVATGQAINVPLYTWLTSGNLDVHIGISIDRLTAVMLILVTTVSTLVHIYTIGYMHGEPGYARFFAYIALFTFSMLMLVMADNLLQLFVFWEAVGLCSYLLIGHWYERASACAAATKAFLVNRVGDFGFILGLFLVWYSFGSLDFATVFAQADGLASKTTNLLGPFGGTWDVSVMTMICLLLFTGAVGKSAQVPLHVWLPDAMEGPTPISALIHAATMVTAGVFMVARLSPLYNLSPTAMTVVALVGGLTMMLGATIALTQTDIKRVVAYSTMSQLGYMVMACGLGAYSAGMYHLLTHGAFKALLFLGCGSVIIALHHEQDMRHMGGLKDKLPVTYWTFLIGSLALAGFPLTAGFFSKDDLLLSSWSSGPLGQVLTICGLLTAGLTAFYSFRLVFVTFWGKSRVDPHHAGHIHEPSITMTAPLMVLAVLSIVAGYLGIPEFLEPVFHGEGAAGHHEGSAAYGIMAVATLMGLTGIGAAYYLYVLNPGLPDRLARQWHAAYELSLNKWYIDEAYDRALVRPTLSAAQGLWKHVDVAIIDGAVNGVARAIAWGGWLIRLTQTGQTQHYALGMTLGAVVILTVYLLF
- the nuoH gene encoding NADH-quinone oxidoreductase subunit NuoH, producing MEIGLRLAVSLAQIAAVMGVVMLTVMVLTLAERKVLGWMQDRMGPMEVGPYGVLQPIADGLKLFFKEDIIPAGANKFLFTLAPILALVPAMIGFAVIPFGPSLTIELFGMQIKPFVISDINIGILYILAFASIGAYGIILGGWSSNSKYSLLGGLRSAAQVISYELCVGLAIVGVILLSGSLSLVKITEAQAGGFWNWFVIAMPFPQIFAFVVYVISAVAETNRVPFDLPEAESELVAGFFTEYSGMRFAFFFIAEYANMILVSCVAAALFLGGWNAPYPGTILGHIGLDSLAWIENVVWFAAKVYFFLFLFFWLRATLPRLRYDQLMRFGWKVMLPIALGNIVLTAIAAYFFPR
- a CDS encoding NADH-quinone oxidoreductase subunit M, translated to MSSFPWLSLIIFLPLAGALLCLLVKAESARWLALGVTVADFLLALPLWWLFDSSTAGMQFVEHASWINSPPVRYSLGLDGISFPLVLMTTFLMPLCVAVSWTAIEKRVQLFMSMLLVMETAMLGVFVALDFVLFYVFWEAMLIPMYLLIGVWGGPNRLYAAIKFFLYTLAGSVLLLVAILVLYFQGGHTFDILELSRGTYSASLQMWLFLAFFAAFAVKVPMFPFHTWLPDAHVEAPTAGSVILASVLLKMGTYGFLRFTLPMLPDATVSFTKPMIALSIIGIIYGAYMALAQTDIKKLIAYSSVSHMGFVTLGIFVLNIQGIEGAVMQMVNHGITTGGLFLCIGIIYERTHSRQILDNTGLAGPMPRYALFLMIFALSSLGLPGTNSFVGEFLVLAGTFVWSQFATTLAALGVILAAAYMLWLMQRMVFGTPAAAHRAHLLDLNVRETATLIPLIVLVFALGIFPNPLLTRLHASVTHLLAGSKTPAVAVEHESTPVTPDKPTARLAAARPHSSSDQAATR
- a CDS encoding NADH-quinone oxidoreductase subunit J; its protein translation is MDHIFFFYFAAVIAGTSILVVALRNPVYSALSLLIMFFHVAGLYITLHAEFLAAVQIVVYAGAILVLYLFVVMLLSIKSEERYHNQLPVAGLLGVVLCTEVILLVIQSRTGAAAPAASDLVEGPGNTEMIGEALYSTYLFPFEVASLILLVAMIGAIILAKKDINEPVQ
- the nuoI gene encoding NADH-quinone oxidoreductase subunit NuoI; this encodes MNVAVTTQPKRKSSFSDWLKTLIFYELLVGMKATLTHLLNYKPITLQYPHEKRLLPDNYRGMLALLRYDDGTEKCVGCDLCEAACPSRVIRVVSGEVPGEPTKRYSKEYYMDMTRCLFCGLCVDACPVDALSMTREFEWAVYDKRQLHLNKQQLLAIGDRSFPVREKRLELQHPNVAFFNVTFKHLPQKEN